The window ttccatggaaacatgaggggaaaaaaaaaatcccctgtgagagtgacagagcattggaacaagctgcccagagaagttctggagtctccttcttggaGATACTCAGGCTGCACCTGGTtgtcttcctgtgtgatgtactctgccctggcaggggggttgaactgatattttgaggtcccttcaagtccctaacattctgtgattctgcaaataAGGTGTTTTTTAGCTGTCTGCCAGGCATGGCAGCATGAAATACCTGGCAGCTAGAATTCTGGAATCGCAAGTATGATGCAAATTACTCTTCTAGTGAGCTGCATCATATGAATCATCAGTAGTTGTGTTATTTTAGATTCCTGATGTCATGACCTTCTCACTGGGATTAGAAAAGCATGAATTTTCATGTAATGCTGCTTTCTGTGAAGACCACATTGTTTCTTTCAGTGTAAAACTGATTGAAAGTAGGTGCTAGGTGATGTCTTGCTGCTAGTCTAGACTTGAAATGAAAATCTGTATTAGCAGATAGCTGTTGGAGCATGGGAGAATGAGCTTTAAAAGTGTAGTAGGATGCATGTTTCCCAAGAAAACTGAGTTATGTGACACACAACTTCCTTTCTGGAAATGTCTGAGTAGATTGGAGAGTTACCATCAGCTTTGGATTGACCTTTCTTAGGTGCATGTGGAGCAAAGAAGATCTGAGATTGCTTTTATTACCGTAAATCAAGAAGTTGTGTTATACACCAAACCTTAGAAACTGACTACAGTTAGTGCAGTGTAATGTGGCTAACATGTGACTTTGTACTCCTGTGGAGGTCTGCCTGTAAAATCTTcttgttttttattttcaaaGGAAGTAGATTTCAGAATCTGTTAACCAAAATAGGGCACCAGGCAAAGAATGCCCCCACGGAGTTACGACTGCGGTGCTTGGATGcaatttcttctcttctctacttGCCTGTgagtttgtggtttggtttgttggcttTTATTCTGTTGTCCTTCTGTGGTCTTGTAgtgtgttgttttttggtggtttttttaatgcataAAAATGAAATTACTGTGGATTTGTCTTTGTGATGACCTTTTGAGGTATCTGGGCCAATCCCAGGCTGGGTAGAGTAAGTTGAGAGTAGCTCTGAACACAAAGACCTTGGTGTATTGATTgttgagaagctcagcatgaactGGCAGTGTGCTCATGTAGCCCAGAAGGCACATcctatcctaggctgcatcaagaggaatgtggccagcagggcaacagagggaattctgccgctttactctgctcttgtgggaccccacctcgagtactgcatcTGGTTCTGGTTTCCCCATGGTAAGagtgacacagagctgttggagcaagtccagaggagggccaaagAGATAATCcaaaggctggaacacctctgctatgaggataggctgagggagctggagttgttcagcctcccatgccagagaggttggagtagatgctctctaaggtcccttccaaccaagtCATTCCATGATCTGTGCCAGGTAGAAGTGGTAGGTTTCCAGTATTGTGAATCAATAAATGACTGTTTTGAAATTCCCTAATAGTTGTTTACTTGAAATTGAAGTTTGCTTGTAAGAAGCCAGGTGTTGTTGACATCTGTTTATAAAGCACAAACTCAAGACAGTGCTGGTAAAGGAATGAGTAAATGGTTCAATATTTTTGTGCTTTAAAGAGATAGTGGCAAACTGCTCTGATCCTTCCAGTGATCTGCTTTAAATAGTGGAGCTTTGGGACATGAAGTCTCTTTCATTTGTCTTGCAAggctgcactcagcacagcacttaTTTAAACAAATTGATTTTGATACATCTTTCCTCCAAGCTATGTCATAGAGTTGTGGAATGACTTTGAATAGGAggaacctcagagctcatctactccagcctccctgccatggccagggatgcctctcagctagactcaggcactcgaggcctcatccagcctggccttgaacaccctcaggggtgaggactccctgggcagcctattccatagcctcatcaccctcatactgaagaactttttcctaagatccaatctaaccctgccctccctcagtttcaaaccattcccccttgtcctgtctctggacacccaTATGgaaactccctctgcagccttcctgcaggatccctttaGGTGTTgggaggcagctctaaggtgcccctggagccttgtcATTTCATAAATAAAAAGTTAAGCTGTTTTGGTTTATTCTGTGGTAGTTTGGTTTAAATTGCTTCCTAACTATTGAACACATACTCAGCTTGCAAGCTTTTCATAATCCTCATCAGACTTCCATTTTTGTGTGCTTTGTagccagagcagcagacagAAGACCTTCTAAGAATGACTGAATCATGGTTTACATCCTTGTCTAGCCAGCCCTTGGAACTCTTCAGGAGCATCAGTACTCAGCCATTCCCTGACCTGCACTGTGGGGCTTTGCGGGTGTTTACAGTAAgtgctgcttgcttttaaaGGTGAGGTGGTGAATTGCATTGCCCCTCGGTCCCAGCTGAAGTGAATGGCACCAACTTGTGCAGGGATCAGAAATCAGGCATTGGCACTCCCCATTTAAATAATGCAGCAGCCATGTCGTGCCTGTAATGCTTATTCTCTTAAGAACTGGAGAGGATTAAGAGAGGATCAGCCATGCTCTGGGTGTTGCGTTGGTAGTGGAGGCACTGCTGTGATAATTCATTTGAAACTTTAAAGGTAAGCACTGAGCTGTACTTGTTTTCCAGAATTAAATCCTGCTGCTAGATTTCAGTAATGGTTGTGTAACTATTGTGTAGAATCCCATTTCATTTTTATCTGTTCCTTAGCTATTTGCCTAACAGCCTAATTGTTTTGAGGGACTTGAAAATGAGCTGTTTCCCTTCCCACCCTTTTGTCTTCACATTTTAGGCTATTGCAAACCAACCCTGGGCCCAGAAGCTGATGCTTGACAGTCCAGGCTTTGTGGAGTACATTGTAGACAGATCTGTGGAGCCTGACAAAGCTTCAAAGGATGCCAAATATGAACTGGTGAAGGCCCTTGTGAACTCCAAAACCATCGCGGAGGTCTTTGGCAATCAGTATTACTTGAGGCTCAGGGCTTACTTACGTGAGGGCCCTTATTATGTCAAGGCAGTTTCTACTACAGCTGTGGAAGGAGCAGAATAACATCACTGATGTCTTGGTTCCCCATGTTGCTGAAATATGTGTTAAGATAAAAGGTGCAAAGACTCCCCGTGCTGGAGTCTCTTTAGATTGTCTCTTCAGATTGTCTCTTCAAAGGATTATGAAGCACTTTGACTCTATTTGAAATGAGTCATGAAAGCAAATCAAAACCTATAGGGCACAGCATATTTTCCCACAGAATGTCATGGCAGAAGGTCTCTGTGCTGTTGTGAGGCAAGTCAGTGAGATGAGCACCCTGTCAGCTGCTGACTGCCTTACTCTGCAGAACTATCAGTGCTTAGAGAAACCGTTCTTGGCTTTGGAGTTCCTATCTTGGTGGGAGTTTTTCAGCAGATCACAattcaattaaaaacaaaacaatcagaACACTTTGAGGTTTGTAATCTCAGTTGCTGCCATAATTTCTGTTTCTTATTTCTTTTATATCTGCTGCAGTAGGCTCCCACCTGGAGCGTTTAGCCAGTGATGTGTCAGAAACCCTGTCGGTAGGAATAAGCTAGTGGCAGTCTGTCCACAGGAGGGAGCACGAACTGgattctgttttattttcaacTTGCTGGGTATGAGTCTTGCTTGACTATTTTAAGTATTGTTTACACTTTATGATGAGGatgaaaacacaaaaaaacttTAAACCCTCTCAAAAAAAGCAAATGAATGCAGACTCTGGTGTTATAGAACCTAACTGGGAGCTTGGGCTCCCTTGTTGACTGGGACTTTGTACGGCAGCTCAGTTGACTTGCTGGAAGGAGCATGAGCTGCAGCACTACAAATCTACTTCAGAACCAAATCTCAAATTGTTTACACTATTTTTTAATAAATTTTGGGTTTTTAAAAATGTTGttatttaaaaatattattttaagtTGCCTATGTTAGAATACAAGGGGTAGGAATGTAAAGCTTTGATATTTAAGGGCATGAACTGAATTAGTGGAATGGAAGCAGTACCTTACAAGGTTGTAATCTTCTTTTGAAGATCAGCTAGCTGCAGGTGAGATGCAAGACTAGCTGGATGCTAGTGTCTGTCTATAAACACAGACCACAGTCTACCTTATGGAAAAGGTTTACATTTTTGAGGATATTAGGAGCAAATCCAAGGAATAGCTAGGAGTAGCATAATAAAATAATGAAGCTACTCCTGTGGTAGTGTCAGGTCATGTGTACTCTATGGAAAGTACTCATCCTGTGTCCCCACTCTGCCAAGTGAGGTAGGATCATCTAGTCACACAGAATTTCTTGCTTATAGTAActttgagcagcagcagtggtgatggTGTTGCCTGTCAAAAGCTGCTGGTGAGGAGTCAGGGCTCAGAGGAGCAGAGTAGTTGGGGAAGATCCCTTAATATTCAGTAAGCTGTCTGAATGCAGGTAATCTGCCTTGTTGATTGTGATTTAGTGTGTACTAAAGTTGTCATCAACatactcctgctgctgctttcatccTCAGTGTGCATAATAAACATCTGCTAGTGTGAAATGCAGTACACTGTCTCATTTGTGAACAGAGAGAACAGAAGCTTCATGAGTCCCACCTCCAGGAAAAAGGACAAACATGAAAGCACTATAAAGGAAATAGAATACAGAAGTCCTTAGTTTGCTCTTGTATTGGACAATTGAGCTTTGTTATTTGGGGTGGCTTTGTGCATGGGTAGCTCTGTATGAGCTGTATCTTAAAATCTCACAATACAGAAACGTTTTTTGCAATTCATGAGTCTCTTCCATGTGTGTTTTCAGCTGTTGCTTTTGAAGGCTACTCTGTGTGCTAAGTCTTTAGCAGCTGCTTTGTGTGGTACATTTGCCAAACACAATATTTTAGAATACACAGAGATGCCAAACCAGAGTTTAAGATATGCAAGTATGCTTTATTCTGTTGAGCTTTGGACCTAACAGTGATTAATCGATCAGATGCTTACCCCTTAGCATTCCCTGCTGGGCTGAGTTAACAGCCCACCCTCACCAAGGCCTCCTCTTTTCCCACACAGACAGGAGGGAAACTTAATACACACAAAAAAGTCTCTGGGTTGATATAAGGAGTTGAGATCAAGAGCTTAACTGGAACTGATCCAAAGCACAACTACCTTGGCCTGAGTGCAGAGGAGTGCAGAAGCCAGTGACCTCCTACCCAAGCATGTAGCGGACAAGATCTAGcaccccaaacccagcaactggaaacaggaagcctctccaTGTTGCAGTCTGAACTTAAAGGCCTATGGTACTTCACTTCAGCCAGCACTTTTATTTTGAATCTCCTGGCAGCATGAGATTGACCATCAGCAGCAGATTTAATTCAACCCATGACTCCTGCCCATCCTGTATGTTGCCACATGTTGTTGCTAATGTGTCATATATGGTGGAAAAATGTAAAGTGTGTAGTCCCTGCTGTCTTTCTATAAAGTAACAGTGGAGATAAGTGGAGAGAAAACCAgacagggaagggaggagaatgCTAGCTGAGATGACGTGATAAAACCAAGCCAAAAACTATCCTGAACACCAGAGCTCGTCATCTGACCCTGGTTAACAGGCAGCATAACTTGGTATGTAAGAGCTGTGGatccagttccctcagtgcAGGATGAGCAGATGGACCCACCAAGGTAAATGTGTGcctctttgtgtgtgtgcccagcacagctgtagGGCAATTCTGTTCAGCTGATCTTTCTGCCGCTGAAAGTGCTGATGTGGAGGAGTTCGCCTGGAGGATGCATAGGTAGGTTTTGTGTTCCATGACTGGTTCCTAATCTGGGGAATTTGAACACTTTTGGATGAGGTGGGTATTTCCAGCACGCTGGTGAGTTTGttctgacctcattgctgatgTTCTTTAGCACAGCGCTCTGTGGGGAGCTGTTTGTGGCTGTGTTCTCTGATGCCACAGCTGGCAGGAGTGCAGCAGGTAGGTTGGAGCCTGCTTGGGCTGCTTAATTTAAGTAATGCCCATGATGGTTCCATGTCTGTCCTCAATCTAAGCTGTTCTGTGGTTTCACTGGTGCTGTAAATCAGACTGCTCATTCCTTTGTGGATGGAAAGAttccctccagctgcagaaTCCTTTGGAAGCAGATGACGCCTGGGATCAAAAATGGAGGCCTTTAGGCTTAAGGTAAAGgaattcagaagtctgggaaacACTGGAAAGAGGCAaactttcttgccctttttttcacttgtttaTTTGCACTAGTAGGTGTTTATGAGTACATCCAGTTCTCTGGCTGCTGCAACATTGTAGCATTGAGCATTCATTTGCTGGTGAAGGGGAGAGAACTAGGAGAGATGGCTGCTGCTAAACGCTGGCGAGATAGAACAGCTGGGAAAAGAAAACTCAGGCTTGCTTCACACGAGTCAAATCTTAGTCGATGTAATGAAGAAGCTCATTTTTAATTCTATCCATGTTAAACTGTTTGAGCTTATCAATATAGGTCAGAACCTTGCAGGACACCAGACCATAATAGGTCTCCAGCAACGAGCAAGCCTCCCCATTGCTTGTTTCCTTCCAGTCTTTAAATAGCTCGTCCTCTTGCATGTTGGAAGAGGTGAAAATGAATTTATAGCAGCATCGATTGTAGCTGATGTGCTTCTCCCCAGAAAAACGAGAGCTGTGAACGGGAGTGATGCCAGCTTTCTTAGCACAGATCCCAACAAAAATATCAGGGGGCACTGAAACTGGCACCTCCTTGGCAGCCACATAGACCTTGCGAGCGGCGTCCTGGGACATGACGAAAGCGCTGCCGTCGCAGTAGTCCGGGTAAAACTCCTCTGAGTATTGATGCATGGGAACAAAGCCAGGGCTCCCGGGGGCTCGGATGGGCATTCCTTGATGAATGACCCTCCCCATGTAAATGTCCTCGAGTTGCTGTAAGCTAAGCAAGTATCCAGCCAGACTTGGAATGCTGACAAACACGTCCTCGTCTGTTTTAAGGATATACCTCGCCTGGGGACAGAAAGCCACTGTCCACTCCAAGCTCATCAACAtcttctgtgtctgtgtctcagGAGAATCAATGAAACTGCCTTCAATAATGTCTCTGTGCTTTTGAGACTCTTCGTTGATCTCCAGCTGGGTGGTTACTGAAGCTGGCTTTCCTAAGGCAAACAGGGTAAGGACAGCATAACCTCTGGTGTCTGTCACATTGCCCCACGTCTGCCTGATCACGTTGCGCCTTGTCCTGTtttctgggctgctgcagaCAAGAACAAGCAAAAATATCTCTTGTTCGGAGCATGTTGCTGCACTGCTGACAGTGTGGGAGAGGTTGGCCTTTAGAGAATCCCTATCAAGCTTCCTGGCCCTCTCCCTGATTTCCAGAGTCTTTGCATCGGTGTAGGAAAGAGGTAGTGCCCGCAGGAAGTATTCCTCCAGTAAATCTGCTCCAAAAAGCAGCAGGTGGAAAAGCAAAACGTTAAAGAGAATGAAGCACCACTGGTGAGTCCGGAGCCTGCAGAGTGtcagctggggaagaggagaaatgGACACTGAACTCTCCTGTCACTGGAGCAGAAAGGTTTCCTTCACCGTGCCAAACAATCATCACTTGTGAACTGTGGACTTGTATTATTAGTGTAAGGTTCTTTTTCCCCCAGAAACCTAAGCAACCCTACTTCAGGCAGGGTGAGATCCCATGCTGAAAAGGACACAGCCATGCTCTGGTTTAGAAGGCTCCTTTCCTTGCATCCATCTGTGGAAAtactgaggagcagctcagtaTTTCTGTTTCTAACCTGTTACCAAGGGTCTGGGACTCATAATGTTGGTGTGTCCTTTGGTACCTGGCCTGACAATGCTGTATGAAAGCAGGCAAGGCAAGAGACCCCAGGGAAAGCTCTGATCCCTGCTATCCCAGAgg is drawn from Pogoniulus pusillus isolate bPogPus1 chromosome 35, bPogPus1.pri, whole genome shotgun sequence and contains these coding sequences:
- the B3GALT9 gene encoding beta-1,3-galactosyltransferase 9; translated protein: MQLTLCRLRTHQWCFILFNVLLFHLLLFGADLLEEYFLRALPLSYTDAKTLEIRERARKLDRDSLKANLSHTVSSAATCSEQEIFLLVLVCSSPENRTRRNVIRQTWGNVTDTRGYAVLTLFALGKPASVTTQLEINEESQKHRDIIEGSFIDSPETQTQKMLMSLEWTVAFCPQARYILKTDEDVFVSIPSLAGYLLSLQQLEDIYMGRVIHQGMPIRAPGSPGFVPMHQYSEEFYPDYCDGSAFVMSQDAARKVYVAAKEVPVSVPPDIFVGICAKKAGITPVHSSRFSGEKHISYNRCCYKFIFTSSNMQEDELFKDWKETSNGEACSLLETYYGLVSCKVLTYIDKLKQFNMDRIKNELLHYID